From Melopsittacus undulatus isolate bMelUnd1 chromosome 19, bMelUnd1.mat.Z, whole genome shotgun sequence, a single genomic window includes:
- the LOC106023406 gene encoding inactive serine/threonine-protein kinase PLK5-like has translation MGRCTSKESKRLLKQEVEKENCIQNPLTGASASLKQSSVMQLKQGHSKVSRRMALGCAGNEPPGWCIEDAGSGMLYRRGRLLGEGTFGHCYQLTEVASGRVYAAKVIPRAHLTAVGIRERVSPRRGDRMSQRREGSARRDPTESHSPALAPSPSSRLGDPWAAAGLLPMQVEQEQELHSRLHHRHIVCLHGHFADHHHVYLLLEYCSRRSLADILQVRGMLTEPEVRYYLLQVISGLRYLHGQGIIHRDLKLSNFLVTKKMQVKIGDLGLAQLKAPAALRWGALCGTPSFLAPKVLDRKGHGVPSDVWALGCAMYTALTGTPPFEAAQQQELYQHIQAARYPQPSQLSAHAQALIAHLLAPDAAARPSLQDVLDYSFFTQVWGRCRARPWWGWAWGSVPLAPQGFTPQRLPPRACHSVPIFLAQALRCRLRRWLCQEHRDHRSLCPMKEQDLSHANIRLGKPLLVLGTV, from the exons atgggaagatgtacatcgaaagagagtaagaggcttctgaaacaggaggtggagaaagagaactgcattcaaaatccattaacaggagcttcagccagcctcaagcagtcatctgtaatgcagctaaaGCAAG GTCACAGCAAAGTGAGCCGGAGGATGGCTTTGGGGTGCGCAGGGAACGAGCCCCCTGGGTGGTGCATTGAGGATGCCGGCAGCGGGATGCTCTACAGGCGGGGACGGCTCCTGGGAGAG GGCACCTTTGGACACTGCTACCAGCTGACAGAGGTGGCCAGCGGCAGGGTCTATGCAGCGAAGGTCATCCCGCGAGCCCATCTCACTGCAGTGGGCATCAGAGAGAGGGTGAGTCCAAGGAGGGGGGACAGAATGTCCCAAAGGAGGGAGGGCAGTGCCCGGAGGGACCCTACAGagtcccacagccctgcccttgCTCCTTCTCCCTCATCCCGGTT GGGGGATCCCTGGGCAGCTGCTGGGCTCCTGCCAATGcaggtggagcaggagcaggaactGCACAGCCGCCTGCACCACCGGCACATTGTCTGCCTCCATGGGCACTTTGCTGACCACCACCACGTCTACCTGCTGCTGGAGTACTGCAGCCGGAGG TCCCTCGCCGACATCCTGCAGGTCCGGGGGATGCTGACGGAGCCGGAGGTGAGGTACTACCTGCTGCAGGTCATCTCAGGGCTGCGCTACCTGCACGGACAGGGCATCATCCACCGGGACCTCAAGCTGA GTAACTTCTTGGTGACCAAGAAGATGCAGGTGAAGATCGGGGACCTGGGGCTGGCACAGCTCAAGGCTCCGGCTGCTCTGCGCTGGGG GGCGCTCTGTGGGACCCCCAGCTTCCTGGCCCCAAAGGTGCTGGACCGCAAGGGACACGGGGTGCCCTCGGATGTGTGGGCCCTGGGCTGTGCCAT GTACACGGCGCTGACAGGCACCCCCCCGTTtgaggctgctcagcagcaggagctctACCAGCACATCCAAGCTGCCCGGTACCCGCAGCCGAGCCAGCTCTCAGCCCATGCCCAGGCCCTCATCGCCCACCTGCTGGCCCCTGATGCTGCAGCACGGCCCAGCCTGCAGGATGTGCTGGACTACAGCTTCTTCACACAGGTGTGGGGCCGGTGCAGGGCACGGCCATGGTGGGGATGGGCCTGGGGGTCAGTGCCTCTCGCTCCTCAGGGCTTCACACCACAGAGGCTGCCACCCCGTGCCTGCCACTCGGTGCCCATCTTCCTGGCACAGGCCCTGCGGTGCAGACTGCGGCGGTGGCTGTGCCAGGAGCACCGGGATCACCGCAGCCTCTGCCCCATGAAGGAGCAGGACCTGAGCCATGCAAACATCCGCTTAGGAAAACCTTTATTAGTGCTAGGAACTGTCTAA